One window of Trichocoleus desertorum ATA4-8-CV12 genomic DNA carries:
- a CDS encoding response regulator transcription factor — MRLLLVDDQPLIIQGLKTLLELESDLCVVATASNGEVAVQQVAALQPDLVLMDVRMPVMDGRAATRAICQQFPETKVLVLSTFDDDEYISDSIRAGAKGYLLKDMPSDELVQAIRLAHRGYTQMAPGLIEKVMASRSAAEVPESSSPDLELLTPREQDVLRLIGDGSTNREIAEQLFIAEGTVKTHVTHLFDRLNLRNRAQLAIYANSVYRNSQMS, encoded by the coding sequence ATTCGTCTACTACTAGTGGACGATCAGCCCCTGATCATCCAGGGCTTAAAGACCCTGCTGGAGTTGGAATCTGACTTGTGCGTGGTTGCGACTGCTAGCAATGGCGAAGTCGCGGTCCAGCAGGTTGCCGCTTTGCAGCCTGACCTGGTTTTGATGGATGTGCGAATGCCTGTAATGGATGGGCGGGCGGCAACACGAGCCATCTGTCAGCAGTTTCCAGAGACAAAAGTTCTGGTGCTGAGTACGTTTGATGATGATGAGTATATCTCTGACTCCATTCGAGCAGGTGCTAAAGGTTACTTACTCAAAGATATGCCATCAGATGAGTTAGTACAGGCCATTCGGCTTGCCCATCGGGGCTACACTCAGATGGCACCAGGGTTAATAGAAAAAGTGATGGCAAGCCGATCCGCAGCCGAGGTGCCAGAATCAAGCTCCCCCGATTTAGAATTACTGACCCCACGAGAACAAGATGTACTGCGATTGATTGGAGATGGTTCGACGAATCGAGAAATTGCTGAACAACTCTTTATTGCTGAAGGCACTGTGAAAACCCATGTCACTCACTTATTTGATCGCCTAAACCTGCGCAATCGTGCCCAGCTTGCAATCTACGCTAACTCCGTTTATCGAAACTCCCAAATGAGTTGA